In a single window of the Pleurodeles waltl isolate 20211129_DDA chromosome 4_2, aPleWal1.hap1.20221129, whole genome shotgun sequence genome:
- the LOC138293924 gene encoding leucine-rich repeat flightless-interacting protein 1-like: MEEMENCLSPEAQSLAEARLAAKRAARAEAREIRMKELERQQKEVEERPDKDFNEKGSRTASSLSAATLASLGGTSSRRGSGDTSISVDTEASIREIKDSLAELEEKYKKAMVSNAQLDNEKTNFMYQVDTLKDVLLELEEQLAETQRQYEDKNKEFEREKHAHQVLQIQYNAMKESLQQKEEMLTRHGIILSSDLSPNGGILDGPYHERLVDSSTKGDGDVTPVLKTTGDGPLGRASQMKIKSENVEKVEKGQSMQSSEEEPSKKATVQDTEKALMAESTLHTDNDGEAGHARGCSDDPPSLFRDGLDENMPIIKDQTSKRDMSFNEDSTDGSCMKNDISTVSKVVECTNSDATEDQDIVNVKNTGLGSLETESGVAQLQEGGDHEGELVRERESCSDEFQDAVEFVIEQKIVCPVAASKEILDVHETLSPPADEESFAGPLIESQEEGSHVQGILQNLGKHLDGFFDAVSEDVEGSISVRDENAEASDQYDQGEDVDEVVAETQEANMNRPPPSRSNVSELVVIHLGKVALG, from the coding sequence atggaggaaatggAGAACTGCCTGAGCCCCGAGGCCCAGAGCCTGGCGGAGGCTCGACTTGCTGCAAAGCGTGCTGCACGTGCCGAAGCTCGAGAGATCCGTATGAAGGAGCTAGAGCGGCAACAGAAAGAGGTTGAAGAAAGGCCAGATAAAGATTTCAATGAAAAGGGGTCACGCACTGCCTCGAGCCTTTCAGCTGCTACACTCGCCTCACTGGGTGGGACTTCCTCCCGCCGAGGTAGTGGGGATACCTCCATCTCTGTTGACACAGAGGCTTCCATTCGGGAGATTAAAGACTCACTGGCAGAATTGGAGGAGAAATATAAGAAGGCAATGGTGTCTAATGCCCAGCTTGATAACGAAAAGACCAATTTCATGTACCAGGTGGATACTCTTAAGGATGTTCTTTTGGAGCTTGAGGAACAACTGGCTGAGACCCAGCGGCAATATGAAGACAAAAACAAGGAATTTGAAAGAGAGAAGCATGCTCACCAGGTACTACAGATCCAGTACAATGCGATGAAGGAGTCCTTGCAGCAGAAGGAAGAGATGCTTACGAGACATGGCATCATCCTGAGCTCCGACTTATCACCCAATGGGGGAATTTTGGATGGTCCTTACCATGAAAGGCTAGTAGATTCTTCCACAAAGGGTGACGGAGACGTTACTCCAGTTCTGAAGACCACAGGGGATGGACCACTAGGCCGAGCCAGTCAGATGAAGATCAAAAGTGAGAATGTGGAGAAAGTTGAGAAAGGACAAAGCATGCAGAGTTCCGAGGAGGAGCCCTCAAAGAAGGCGACAGTGCAGGACACTGAGAAGGCACTTATGGCGGAAAGTACATTGCATACAGATAACGATGGGGAGGCTGGACATGCCAGGGGATGCTCTGATGACCCACCATCCCTGTTTAGAGATGGGCTTGATGAAAATATGCCAATTATTAAAGACCAAACTTCAAAGAGGGACATGTCTTTTAATGAAGACAGTACAGATGGGTCATGTATGAAAAATGACATAAGTACTGTTTCAAAGGTGGTTGAATGTACCAATTCCGATGCAACTGAGGATCAGGATATTGTGAATGTGAAAAATACTGGCCTGGGAAGTTTAGAAACTGAAAGTGGTGtagcacagctgcaggagggagggGATCATGAGGGTGAATTAGTTAGAGAAAGAGAAAGCTGCAGTGATGAATTTCAGGATGCAGTGGAGTTTGTCATTGAACAGAAAATTGTATGTCCAGTAGCAGCAAGCAAAGAAATATTAGATGTTCATGAGACACtttcaccccctgcagatgaagagtcATTTGCAGGGCCTCTCATAGAAAGCCAGGAAGAAGGGTCCCATGTACAGGGAATACTTCAGAACTTGGGCAAACACTTAGATGGattctttgatgcagtgagtgaagATGTGGAGGGCAGCATAAGTGTGAGAGATGAGAATGCAGAAGCAAGCGACCAATATGACCAGGGGGAGGATGTAGATGAAGTAGTTGCTGAAACACAGGAAGCCAATATGAATAGGCCACCCCCAAGTAGAAGCAATGTAAGTGAGCTAGTAGTTATACATTTGGGAAAGGTTGCATTAGGTTGA